One Tunturibacter gelidoferens genomic region harbors:
- a CDS encoding TPM domain-containing protein produces MNYLSRWLAVVLLVFAPSLVVTAESVNTLPAPTGYVNDFAGVLSPSTKSGLENLCTQVDRQAHAQIAVVTVKTLDGDQSIEEFATALEDKWKVGAKGTDRGVLMLFVMTPRRGRIEVGYGLEGILNDAKVGDIGRSMVPAAQQGDYNTAIPLGVTQIARIIATDAGVTLNLAQPVHQYHRQQQPVQLSLTEVIIGGGAILLILFFLVKTGNTGLIFFLLGNLMGGGGGGFGGGRGRDDDRGGGGFGGFGGGSSGGGGASGDF; encoded by the coding sequence ATGAACTATCTTTCGCGATGGCTGGCCGTCGTCCTCTTGGTCTTTGCGCCGTCGCTTGTGGTCACAGCGGAGTCAGTGAACACGCTGCCGGCGCCGACCGGCTACGTCAACGACTTTGCCGGCGTCCTTTCCCCCTCGACCAAATCCGGCCTCGAAAACCTCTGCACCCAGGTTGATCGTCAGGCTCATGCTCAAATTGCAGTTGTTACCGTCAAGACCCTCGACGGCGACCAGTCGATCGAAGAATTTGCCACGGCGCTTGAAGATAAATGGAAGGTCGGCGCCAAGGGAACAGATCGTGGCGTTCTGATGCTCTTCGTGATGACCCCGCGACGCGGCCGCATCGAGGTCGGCTACGGTCTCGAGGGCATCCTCAACGACGCCAAGGTCGGAGACATCGGCCGTTCGATGGTTCCCGCGGCCCAGCAGGGGGACTACAACACGGCAATCCCGCTTGGAGTGACGCAGATCGCCCGAATTATTGCGACCGATGCGGGTGTCACCCTGAACCTCGCTCAACCCGTTCATCAGTACCACCGTCAGCAGCAACCCGTTCAACTAAGCCTCACAGAGGTCATTATCGGCGGCGGCGCCATCCTGCTGATCCTCTTCTTTCTAGTCAAGACCGGCAACACGGGCTTGATCTTCTTTCTCCTGGGAAATCTGATGGGAGGCGGAGGGGGCGGTTTTGGCGGTGGCCGGGGACGCGACGACGACCGTGGTGGCGGAGGTTTTGGCGGCTTCGGAGGCGGCAGTTCAGGTGGAGGGGGAGCCAGCGGAGACTTTTGA
- a CDS encoding LemA family protein yields MKSLWVVLGVVALLIVVLLFVGGSYIGAKNTLVQKNEAINQAFSQVNVVQQRRLDLIPNLVASVKGYVAEESTILTNIANARAGVLAAGSDHASNINANAKLDVALGPFFRLQEQYPNLKGNEQFTRLTDQLEGTENRISVERQRYNKTLEDYNVYVRQFPQSIWANIAGFHYRDEYFKGNPENSVAPKVDFSK; encoded by the coding sequence ATGAAATCTTTATGGGTTGTGCTTGGTGTTGTAGCTCTTCTCATCGTCGTTCTGCTCTTTGTAGGAGGCAGCTACATCGGCGCGAAAAACACGCTGGTGCAGAAGAATGAGGCAATCAATCAGGCGTTCTCACAGGTCAACGTCGTACAGCAGCGCCGCCTTGACCTGATTCCAAATCTCGTTGCGTCGGTGAAGGGATATGTCGCCGAAGAATCAACGATTTTGACCAACATCGCCAACGCACGCGCCGGTGTTCTCGCCGCGGGCAGCGATCACGCCAGCAATATCAATGCCAACGCCAAGCTCGACGTGGCCTTGGGTCCGTTCTTCCGGCTCCAGGAGCAGTACCCCAACCTGAAGGGCAACGAGCAGTTCACACGTCTCACCGATCAGCTGGAGGGAACAGAAAATCGAATCTCCGTCGAACGTCAGCGATACAACAAGACGCTTGAGGATTACAATGTTTACGTTCGACAATTTCCTCAAAGTATCTGGGCCAATATCGCGGGCTTTCATTATCGCGACGAGTACTTCAAAGGCAACCCAGAGAACAGTGTGGCGCCGAAGGTCGACTTCTCGAAGTAG
- a CDS encoding ATP-binding protein, with amino-acid sequence MTFKNSTSKLPSSLLSDVDDWHTSTARTALADSTTSRVSFTLDSSLDSVNKIEQTAEQCAQRAGFDEDTVPHIAMAVREAAVNAVLHGNSYDTSKHVVASFETTSDSLIIRISDQGPGLDPDKIPDPLAPENILRGSGRGIFLIKAFMDEVNFRQLHPGTELTLIKHRPPAQSGT; translated from the coding sequence TTGACATTCAAGAATTCCACAAGCAAACTGCCATCATCGCTGTTGTCTGACGTTGACGACTGGCATACCAGCACTGCAAGGACTGCTTTGGCCGATTCAACGACAAGCCGTGTCAGCTTCACCCTGGACTCGTCTCTGGACAGCGTTAACAAGATTGAGCAGACCGCTGAGCAGTGTGCGCAACGGGCTGGCTTCGACGAAGATACGGTTCCCCATATCGCCATGGCGGTGCGCGAAGCAGCAGTAAACGCGGTGCTGCATGGCAACTCGTACGATACCAGCAAGCATGTGGTCGCGTCTTTTGAAACGACTTCAGACTCACTGATTATCCGTATCTCGGACCAAGGCCCCGGACTTGATCCGGACAAGATTCCGGATCCGCTAGCCCCGGAAAATATCCTCCGCGGCTCAGGCCGCGGTATCTTTCTCATCAAGGCTTTCATGGATGAGGTAAACTTTCGCCAGTTACATCCGGGCACGGAACTGACACTTATCAAGCACCGACCACCCGCGCAGTCGGGGACTTAA
- a CDS encoding STAS domain-containing protein has protein sequence MSMKVKTRQVDGITILDLSGRITLGEGSVTIRDAVRDVLAKGSNKILLNLGDISYIDSSGIGELVSAFTTVKNSGGELKLLNLTKKVHDLLQITKLYTVFDVKDDEATAISSFSK, from the coding sequence ATGAGCATGAAAGTAAAAACTCGCCAGGTAGATGGCATCACCATTCTGGATCTCAGCGGCCGTATCACCCTTGGCGAAGGCAGTGTGACGATCCGCGACGCCGTGCGCGATGTTCTGGCGAAGGGTTCCAATAAGATTCTGCTCAACCTCGGCGACATCAGCTACATCGACAGCTCGGGTATCGGCGAGTTGGTAAGCGCCTTTACCACCGTCAAGAACAGCGGCGGCGAGCTGAAGCTACTGAACCTGACGAAGAAAGTACACGACCTGCTGCAGATCACCAAGCTGTACACCGTCTTCGACGTCAAGGATGATGAGGCAACCGCAATCTCTTCCTTCAGCAAGTAA
- a CDS encoding magnesium transporter MgtE N-terminal domain-containing protein gives MGSAIADAQGGTFGHIREFAVAPSVDAAHVHGIVLKLASSRRRDKPSLVLISQLELSPDGAMQLRKSVQPTPLPEDESFLLLERDLLDQQIIDVHGHKVVRVNDVDLVWENCQEDTPDLSLRIAEVEVGMRGAVRRLLKGLPSTSVDRIASRFGASVIPWDFVDLIDRDPARRVRLKIEQDRLSKMHPSDIADILEELAPAERHALFVSLDEEVAAEALEEVKPKMQQSLIESLDSEQIAGIVEEMDPGAAADLLSELTDERSEAILGEMDPQERQEVEDLLEFAGDSAAGRMTTEYIALTSTALVDQAIAALRDFEGDIDMITDIYLLDEEEKITALVPLVQLLLAAAGTPLTELPHSHLVTCNVDANGRKVAELFDKYNLRSLPVIDKDKHLAGVIHAEQVIALLRANH, from the coding sequence ATGGGATCGGCCATTGCGGACGCCCAGGGGGGCACCTTTGGCCATATCCGCGAGTTCGCCGTGGCCCCCTCTGTCGATGCCGCCCACGTTCACGGCATCGTCCTGAAACTAGCCTCGTCGAGACGCCGCGACAAGCCCTCGCTGGTCCTGATCTCTCAACTCGAACTCAGTCCCGACGGTGCTATGCAGCTCCGCAAGTCCGTGCAACCCACTCCACTGCCTGAGGATGAGAGCTTTCTTCTGCTCGAACGCGACCTGCTGGATCAGCAGATTATCGATGTACACGGCCACAAGGTCGTCCGCGTCAACGACGTTGATCTGGTGTGGGAGAACTGCCAGGAAGACACTCCCGATCTCTCTCTGCGCATTGCGGAGGTCGAAGTCGGTATGCGCGGAGCCGTCCGCCGCCTGCTGAAAGGCCTCCCATCTACCTCGGTGGACCGTATCGCCTCCCGCTTCGGTGCGAGCGTCATACCGTGGGACTTCGTCGACCTCATCGATCGCGATCCCGCCCGCCGCGTCCGTCTAAAGATCGAGCAGGATCGCCTCTCGAAGATGCATCCTTCTGACATTGCGGACATCCTCGAAGAGCTGGCCCCCGCCGAACGCCACGCTCTCTTTGTCTCGCTCGACGAGGAGGTCGCGGCTGAGGCCCTCGAGGAGGTCAAGCCAAAGATGCAGCAGTCGCTGATCGAGTCGCTCGACTCTGAGCAGATCGCAGGCATCGTCGAAGAGATGGACCCCGGAGCCGCAGCCGACCTGCTATCAGAGCTCACCGACGAGCGTTCCGAAGCCATTCTCGGCGAGATGGACCCCCAGGAGCGGCAGGAGGTCGAAGACTTACTCGAGTTCGCCGGCGACTCTGCCGCGGGCCGAATGACGACCGAGTACATCGCCCTGACGTCGACAGCTCTCGTCGATCAGGCGATTGCAGCTTTGCGCGACTTCGAAGGAGATATCGACATGATCACCGATATCTACCTGCTCGACGAAGAGGAGAAAATCACCGCGCTAGTTCCGCTGGTCCAGCTCCTGCTTGCGGCGGCCGGCACTCCCCTGACCGAACTGCCCCACAGCCATCTCGTCACCTGTAACGTAGATGCCAACGGCCGCAAAGTCGCCGAGCTCTTCGACAAATACAACCTGCGATCACTTCCGGTCATAGATAAGGACAAGCATCTGGCCGGTGTCATACACGCCGAACAGGTGATTGCTCTCCTAAGGGCGAATCACTAG
- a CDS encoding CgeB family protein, translating to MKILYATGLSPNDTSLYRLWALERLGHQVIPFNVFDYESNNPILRKVNQRLVIGPSVARLNRELIEIAQAEKPDLLWTDKLLYIRPATLDRMRAMDIVTVSYMIDNPFGTRQDPGWRIYMKDIPHYDLHVVQRDKNILDYKLRGARDVIKIQTAYEPTLQFPPPQGWSDADRNREVSFIGTPYDDRAQTLTRLWRECGFPVVISGNPRQWGRAMEPSAYKALFNGGELFRDEYREGIWKSKINLSFITHSNCDEFVHKSFEIAGCGGFLLAERSDGHMQRFKEDEEAVFFTGFEELAAKIRRYLPDEAARQRIAAAGCIRAARDGYYNDRQVELIVERAQSILEKIKGKIKPSAKTAHAGSR from the coding sequence ATGAAGATTCTGTACGCTACCGGCCTCTCACCAAACGATACCTCTCTCTATCGCCTCTGGGCTCTTGAACGCCTCGGCCATCAGGTCATCCCGTTCAATGTCTTCGACTACGAATCCAATAACCCGATCCTTCGCAAAGTAAATCAGCGCCTCGTCATCGGACCTTCCGTTGCCCGACTGAACCGAGAGCTGATAGAGATCGCTCAAGCGGAAAAACCGGATCTTCTTTGGACCGACAAGCTCCTCTACATCCGTCCTGCAACACTCGACCGAATGCGCGCCATGGACATCGTGACTGTCAGCTACATGATCGACAACCCCTTCGGAACCCGCCAGGATCCAGGCTGGCGCATCTACATGAAAGACATTCCCCACTACGACCTCCATGTAGTCCAGCGCGACAAGAACATTCTCGATTACAAATTGCGAGGCGCGCGCGATGTAATCAAGATTCAGACCGCCTACGAACCTACACTCCAATTTCCCCCGCCACAGGGCTGGTCGGACGCCGATAGGAACCGCGAGGTCTCCTTTATCGGCACCCCATACGACGACCGCGCACAAACCCTCACGCGCCTATGGCGCGAATGCGGTTTTCCGGTCGTAATCTCCGGCAACCCCCGGCAGTGGGGACGAGCAATGGAGCCCAGCGCCTATAAAGCCCTCTTCAACGGCGGCGAACTCTTTCGCGACGAGTACCGCGAAGGCATATGGAAATCCAAAATCAACCTCAGCTTCATCACTCACTCCAACTGCGACGAGTTCGTCCACAAAAGCTTCGAGATCGCTGGCTGCGGAGGCTTCCTGCTCGCCGAGCGTTCGGACGGTCACATGCAGCGATTCAAGGAGGACGAAGAAGCCGTCTTCTTCACCGGCTTCGAAGAGTTAGCCGCAAAGATACGCCGGTACCTCCCTGACGAGGCTGCCCGTCAACGCATCGCCGCAGCCGGCTGCATTCGAGCCGCACGCGACGGCTACTACAACGACCGGCAGGTCGAGCTCATCGTAGAACGCGCACAATCGATCCTTGAAAAGATCAAAGGAAAAATCAAGCCTTCTGCCAAAACAGCGCACGCGGGCAGTCGGTGA